A window of Gudongella oleilytica genomic DNA:
AATGACCTTGCCTGACACCCAAACGTTCGCCGGGATCATGGATATACTTTCACACATATTTGAAAGATACTTTACAAACACTCCGGACGTTAATCTCACTGATGAGCTCAGCGAAGGCACCATGAGGAATGTTATAAAAAATGCATATATCCTTAAGAAAGACCCCAAGAACTACAATGCAAGAGCAGAGATCATGCTGTCAGGGACACTAGCCCATAATGGTCTTTTAGGCCTTGGCAGGGATGATGACTGGGCAAGCCACAGGATAGCCCATCAATTAAGCGCTCTCTATGGAACTACCCACGGAGACAGTCTGGCAATAATCTTCCCAGCATGGATGAAATACGTATACAGGACTAACCCGGAAAGATTCAGCCGTTTTGCGACAAAGGTATTCGGAGTATCGGATGCAGGCAAATCAAATGAGATGCTTGCCTTAGAGGGCATAAACAGATTTGAGGAGTTCCTGACTAAAATTGGTCTTCCAAGGACATTCCCTGAAGGAAACATACCCACGGATAACCTTGAGCTAATGTCAGAAAAGGCTGTCCTTATGGGTCCGATAGGAGCCTTTAAGGTCCTTGAAAAAGAGGATGTCCTTAAAATCTATAATCTTGCTCTATAGGGATGGATTTTAAGGATTAATCTGCTATACTTGAGGAAGGTTTGTTATTAGGGGGAAGTGAAAATTGATGAAATATGCCTATGAATATTACAAGAAATCTGCAGAGTATATCCAGGAGCGGGCTGGAGGAGAAATCGGGCTTGGGCTTGTTCTCGGTTCTTCATTAGGGGGAATATCAGAGCTTATACAAGATAGAATAATAATCAAGTATAAAGAGATACCTAATTTCTTGATGTCTACCGTAGATTCCCACGCAGGGGAGCTCCTTATAGGGACCCTAAGTGGGAAAAAAGTGGTTTGCATGAGCGGTCGGTTCCACTACTACGAAGGATATGAGTTTGAGAGGCTTGCGGTTCCCATGAGAGTTTTTAAGCTATTGGGCGTAAAAAAGGTGATCCTAACAAATGCAGCCGGTGGGATCAATACCGACTACAAGCCTGGAGATGTAATGTTAATATCTGATCACATCAAGCTTACCGGGGCAAGTCCGGTAAGAGGACCAAATATCCCTGAGCTGGGACCCAGGTTCTTTGACGTTTCCAACATGTACACCAGGACCCTCAGAGAGCTCGCTAAAGCTGAGGCCGAGAAACAAGGAATAGACCTAAAGGAAGGAGTTTATTTCTACGCTACAGGCCCGCAGTTTGAAACGCCTGCTGAGATCAGAGCAATGAGGATACTTGGAGGCGACGCTGTTGGAATGTCAACCGTGACCGAGGCTATCACTGCTGCTCATTGCGGTATGGAGGTCCTGGGTATTTCTCTGATAACAAACATGGCAGCTGGAGTTCTCGACCAACCGGTCACCACAGAGGAAGTTGACCTTGAGGGCAGAAAAGCGAAGGATAAGCTGGAACGGTTGATTACATCGGTAGTAGGCGCAATGTAGGAGGTAGAGGATGCATAGAGAGGATAGAGATTTGGCATTTATGCTTCAATATCACAACGTAGCCTGGTATGAGGATGGCAAGGTCAGGATCCTGGACAGACGGATTTACCCTGCGCAAAAGAGTTTCGAGATTTGTGAAAGTCACAAAGAGGTGGCTAAGGCAGTAGCCGACATGGTAACCCAGAGTGCAGGCCCATTTCTTGCTGCTGGCATGGGTATGGCCTTGGCGGCTTACGAGGCTAGAAATATGGCCAGAGAAGCTAAGCTAAGGTTCCTCGATGAAGCGGCTGACACAATATCAAGCGCCAGGCCGACAACCGCAAAGAGGATGAGGCTTATCGTCGATGGCTGTCTGGAAGCTGCAAGGTCCTCCATTGATCTGGATGAGAAGCTGGATCAGGTTATATTCGAGC
This region includes:
- a CDS encoding purine-nucleoside phosphorylase is translated as MKYAYEYYKKSAEYIQERAGGEIGLGLVLGSSLGGISELIQDRIIIKYKEIPNFLMSTVDSHAGELLIGTLSGKKVVCMSGRFHYYEGYEFERLAVPMRVFKLLGVKKVILTNAAGGINTDYKPGDVMLISDHIKLTGASPVRGPNIPELGPRFFDVSNMYTRTLRELAKAEAEKQGIDLKEGVYFYATGPQFETPAEIRAMRILGGDAVGMSTVTEAITAAHCGMEVLGISLITNMAAGVLDQPVTTEEVDLEGRKAKDKLERLITSVVGAM
- a CDS encoding iron-containing alcohol dehydrogenase, giving the protein MKNFSFYTPTMIKFGKRSISKLSRIIDGKYNRILLHYGGGSIKKNGVYQDVIEQLHMTGAKVFELGGVAPNPKLSLVREGIELAKKENIDLVLAVGGGSAIDSAKAIALGALTDIDIWDFYMGKAKVERALPVGVVLTLPATGSETSMGSVITNEEEQLKHSVDDDLLRPAFAIMDPEYSMTLPDTQTFAGIMDILSHIFERYFTNTPDVNLTDELSEGTMRNVIKNAYILKKDPKNYNARAEIMLSGTLAHNGLLGLGRDDDWASHRIAHQLSALYGTTHGDSLAIIFPAWMKYVYRTNPERFSRFATKVFGVSDAGKSNEMLALEGINRFEEFLTKIGLPRTFPEGNIPTDNLELMSEKAVLMGPIGAFKVLEKEDVLKIYNLAL